One Triticum dicoccoides isolate Atlit2015 ecotype Zavitan chromosome 5B, WEW_v2.0, whole genome shotgun sequence genomic window carries:
- the LOC119311537 gene encoding uncharacterized protein LOC119311537, which translates to MVAPCSSSPQCRIRPRKWPRRMRARRRGTRTSLLFPAPSSNPVAEVTEAVLELGMLAGDAGVLPPPDAVAVAAAAMSLSTLSRARPSPGRQRSMHLWSSSSVQYSLGGGVF; encoded by the exons ATGGTCGCCCCCTGCTCTTCCTCCCCTCAATGTCGAATCCGGCCGCGGAAGTGGCCGCGTCGGATGCGGGCGCGGAGGCGTGGGACTCGCACATCCCTGCTCTTCCCTGCTCCTTCATCGAATCCGGTCGCCGAAGTGACCGAGGCGGTGCTCGAGCTCGGCATGCTCGCCGGGGATGCCGGGGTCCTCCCTCCTCCTGATGCTGtcgccgtcgctgccgccgccATGAGCCTCTCCACCCTCTCCCGCGCTCGTCCCAGTCCAG GTCGACAAAGGAGTATGCATTTGTGGAGCAGTTCGTCCGTGCAGTACAGTCTGGGCGGAGGAGTCTTCTAG
- the LOC119311540 gene encoding mitochondrial phosphate carrier protein 1, mitochondrial-like: MASRGGAGGEAAGAEAARRGVGVGVGGGRGMRLFSPEYYALCFGGGMLAAGATHLAITPLDVLKVNMQVNPVKYNTICSGLSSLVREEGASSLWRGWGGKLFGYGAQGGCKFGLYEFFKKQYSDALVDSNRSTVYFLSSASAQIIADVALCPFESVKVRVQTQPMFAKGLVDGFPRVYAAEGLSGFYRGLLPLWGRNLPFSMIMFSSFEHTVGFLYQKVIQKKKQDCSTAQQLGATCLAGYISGAVGTVVSNPADNIVSSLYNKKAKNIIHAIKSIGLRGLFTRSLPI; the protein is encoded by the exons ATGGCCTCGCGCGGAGgagccggcggcgaggcggcgggggcggAGGCGGCGAGGAGGGGCGTAGGCGTCGGCGTTGGGGGAGGGAGAGGGATGCGGCTGTTCTCGCCGGAGTACTACGCCCTGTGCTTCGGCGGCGGGATGCTGGCGGCCGGCGCAACCCACCTCGCCATCACCCCGCTCGACGTCCTCAAGGTCAACATGCAG GTGAATCCAGTTAAGTATAACACTATATGTTCAGGACTGAGTTCTCTTGTAAGAGAAGAGGGTGCTTCGTCGCTTTGGAGAGGCTGGGGAGGGAAGCTATTCGGCTACGGCGCGCAGGGTGGCTGCAAGTTTGGCCTCTACGAGTTTTTCAAGAAGCAGTATTCTGATGCGCTGGTGGACAGCAACAGGAGCACAGTTTACTTTCTTAGCAGCGCCTCTGCTCAGATCATAGCTGATGTTGCCCTCTGCCCCTTTGAATCGGTGAAAGTCCGTGTGCAGACACAGCCCATGTTTGCAAAAGGTTTGGTCGATGGCTTTCCAAGGGTGTATGCCGCTGAAGGCTTGTCTGG ATTTTACAGGGGGCTTTTACCGCTTTGGGGACGAAATCTTCCAT TTTCTATGATAATGTTTTCGTCATTTGAGCATACCGTGGGCTTCCTATACCAGAAAGTCATTCAAAAGAAGAAACAGGATTGTTCAACAGCACAGCAGCTTGGCGCTACATGCCTGGCTGGATATATTTCTGGTGCTGTTGGTACTGTTGTTTCAAATCCTGCAGATAACATCGTTTCTTCTCTGTACAACAAAAAGGCTAAAAACATTATACAT GCTATAAAAAGCATTGGACTGCGTGGGCTGTTCACAAGAAGCCTGCCCATTTGA
- the LOC119311539 gene encoding protein PLASTID MOVEMENT IMPAIRED 1-like, with product MADDGKPRDQTLQELDALSHTLYQAHSNRRHASLALPRGVVGEDVLAAEALRAEAARPRTRRMSMTSPFRSRGKAGKKEDDDEDDDRGVLSAAAPSKSRSFAAAASPALGGGEKKKGLWGWKPMRALSHIGMTRLGCLFSVEVAVAQGLPSSMDGLRLAVAVRKKESREGAVQTMPSRVQQGAADFEETLFVRCHVYCSGGGAGKPPAKFEPRPFLLSVVAVDAPELDLGQSTVDVSALVKESTEKSQQGERVRQWQMAFPLAGKAKGGELVVTLAFQIMEDGGVGLYSQPATKTAASSSTSSALFARKQSKTSFSITSPKVTRSEPSFTPAKGTPAQDLSGIDDFKLDGPSAPVPEPKQDQKREPEPEPEAKVDDSEFPEFDFDVVDKGVEGQEEKDEANADSKKEDKDKEEEEEGTTPAAGDEVVKEVVHDSASMWRLNELEAITNQIKALESLMLGDTPEEDADKPAEPQEDEAAVEGLEADEEEVTREFLQLLEQGEDNGKSAAAPQVSSLKSSAKPGTGADEACYISDLGKGLGPIVQTRDGGYLAATNPFDIPVVRKELPKLAMQLSKPFILRGQKLPGGGAEVFQRLCAGGCEALCAKLGALTATDEVVGKTAEQIAFEGMASAIISARSKELGASSSAAESVSLLRTMSAAMSDGRKERIATGIWNAHEAPVTVDEILPFSLQKIETMAIEALKVQAGTAEEQAPFDVSPVTDAADGGHPLDAAVPPEEWASACAGADAATMLVVAQLRDPMRRYEAVGAPSIVVIQAGRAATGADGETRFKVANMHVGGMRLKTADRRSVWDGERQRLTATHWLVAYGLGKAGKKGRPSGAAAGKVGTDVLWSMSSRVVADMWLKPMRNPDVKIAAN from the coding sequence atggccgacgaCGGCAAGCCCCGCGACCAGACCCTCCAGGAGCTCGACGCGCTCAGCCACACGCTCTACCAGGCGCACAGCAACCGCCGCCACGCGTCGCTCGCCCTCCCGCGCGGTGTCGTCGGCGAGGATGTCTTAGCGGCGGAGGCGCTCAGGGCAGAGGCCGCGCGCCCGCGTACCCGCCGCATGTCCATGACCTCGCCGTTCCGGTCGAGGGGAAAGGCGGGGAAGaaggaggatgacgacgaggacgacgaccgcggcgttCTGAGCGCCGCGGCGCCGTCCAAGAGCCGGAGCTTCGCCGCCGCGGCCTCCCCGGCGCTGGGCGGCGGGGAGAAGAAGAAGGGGTTATGGGGCTGGAAGCCGATGCGCGCGCTGTCGCACATCGGCATGACCCGCCTCGGCTGTCTCTTCTCCGTCGAGGTGGCGGTGGCGCAGGGCCTGCCGTCGTCCATGGACGGGCTCCGCCTCGCCGTGGCCGTACGCAAGAAGGAGTCGCGCGAGGGCGCCGTGCAGACGATGCCGTCCCGTGTGCAGCAGGGGGCGGCGGACTTCGAGGAGACGCTCTTCGTCCGTTGCCACGTCTACTGCAGCGGCGGGGGCGCCGGCAAGCCTCCGGCGAAGTTCGAACCCCGTCCGTTCCTCCTGTCCGTGGTCGCCGTGGACGCGCCGGAGCTGGACCTTGGCCAGAGCACGGTGGACGTGAGCGCCCTCGTCAAGGAGTCCACGGAGAAGAGCCAGCAAGGGGAGCGCGTCCGGCAGTGGCAGATGGCGTTCCCGCTCGCCGGCAAGGCCAAAGGCGGCGAGCTCGTCGTCACGCTCGCGTTCCAGATCATGGAGGACGGCGGCGTCGGGCTGTACAGCCAGCCGGCCACCAAGACTGCTGCCTCCTCCTCTACCTCGTCGGCGTTGTTCGCACGGAAGCAGAGCAAGACGTCGTTTAGCATCACGAGCCCCAAGGTCACGCGATCGGAGCCGTCATTTACGCCGGCGAAGGGCACGCCTGCGCAGGACTTGAGTGGCATCGACGACTTCAAGCTCGACGGACCTAGTGCTCCGGTGCCCGAGCCCAAGCAGGATCAGAAGagagagccggagccggagccggaggcgaAAGTGGATGACTCGGAGTTCCCGGAGTTCGACTTCGATGTCGTCGACAAAGGCGTGGAGGGGCAAGAAGAGAAGGACGAAGCGAACGCCGACAGCAAGAAAGAAGACAAggataaggaggaggaggaggagggcacaACGCCGGCGGCCGGCGATGAGGTGGTCAAGGAGGTCGTGCACGACAGCGCGAGCATGTGGCGCCTCAACGAGCTGGAGGCGATCACCAACCAGATCAAGGCGCTAGAGTCACTGATGCTCGGCGACACGCCGGAAGAGGATGCCGACAAGCCGGCAGAGCCGCAGGAGGACGAGGCAGCGGTGGAGGggctggaggccgacgaggaggAGGTCACCAGAGAGTTCCTGCAGCTGCTGGAGCAGGGAGAGGACAATGGCAAGTCAGCGGCCGCTCCTCAGGTGTCATCGCTCAAGTCCAGCGCGAAGCCGGGCACCGGCGCCGACGAGGCTTGCTACATCTCCGACCTCGGCAAGGGGCTCGGCCCCATCGTGCAGACCCGGGACGGCGGCTACCTGGCCGCAACGAACCCGTTTGACATCCCGGTTGTTAGAAAGGAGCTTCCCAAGCTCGCCATGCAACTGTCCAAGCCGTTCATCCTCCGCGGCCAGAAGCTccccggcggcggcgcggaggtgtTCCAGCGGCTGTGCGCCGGCGGATGCGAGGCCCTGTGCGCGAAGCTGGGTGCACTCACCGCGACCGACGAGGTAGTCGGCAAGACGGCAGAGCAGATCGCCTTCGAGGGCATGGCGTCGGCGATCATCAGCGCGCGGAGCAAGGAGCTCGGCGCGAGCTCCAGCGCGGCCGAGTCCGTCTCTCTGCTCCGGACAATGTCGGCGGCGATGAGCGACGGGCGCAAGGAGAGGATCGCCACCGGCATCTGGAACGCCCATGAGGCGCCGGTGACCGTGGACGAGATCCTGCCGTTCTCGCTGCAAAAGATAGAGACGATGGCCATCGAAGCGCTCAAGGTGCAGGCCGGCACCGCCGAAGAGCAGGCTCCCTTCGACGTGTCCCCGGTCACCGACGCGGCGGACGGCGGGCACCCCCTGGACGCCGCCGTGCCGCCGGAGGAGTGGGCGAGCGCGTGCGCCGGCGCGGACGCGGCGACCATGCTGGTGGTGGCGCAGCTGAGGGACCCCATGCGCCGGTACGAGGCGGTCGGCGCGCCGTCCATCGTGGTAATCCAGGCGGGACGGGCCGCCACCGGCGCCGATGGCGAGACCAGGTTCAAGGTGGCCAACATGCACGTCGGGGGCATGCGGCTGAAGACGGCCGACCGGCGTAGCGTGTGGGACGGCGAGAGGCAGAGGCTGACGGCGACGCACTGGCTCGTCGCCTACGGGCTCGGCAAGGCCGGCAAGAAGGGACGGCCGTCGGGGGCCGCAGCGGGGAAGGTCGGGACCGACGTGCTCTGGAGCATGTCGTCGAGGGTGGTCGCCGACATGTGGCTCAAGCCGATGCGCAACCCGGACGTGAAGATCGCAGCCAACTAG